From a region of the bacterium genome:
- the rpsR gene encoding 30S ribosomal protein S18 produces the protein MERNSRDSRNSRNSKNAKLKKAKVIIKPKICKFCTNEDWTIDYKDVNRLRSFISERGRIIPRRISGSCAKHQRKITAAIKKARDISILPFVAE, from the coding sequence ATGGAAAGAAATTCAAGGGATTCAAGAAATTCGAGGAATTCAAAAAATGCGAAATTGAAGAAGGCAAAGGTCATTATAAAACCTAAAATCTGTAAATTTTGCACGAACGAGGATTGGACAATAGACTATAAAGACGTAAACCGCCTTAGAAGTTTTATATCGGAGAGAGGAAGAATCATTCCCAGGAGAATATCCGGGAGCTGCGCTAAACACCAGCGTAAAATTACAGCGGCAATAAAAAAGGCCAGAGATATATCTATACTACCGTTTGTAGCGGAATAG
- a CDS encoding ABC transporter ATP-binding protein has protein sequence MIEISDVYKNFEDKKVLNGVNLEIKKGESVVIIGRSGCGKSILLKLIIGILRSDKGQILIDGVDVSRLKERELNDFRRKFGMLFQGAALFDSLSVGENVSFGLKEQNKFPQEFVDGIVAEKLKLVGLPGVEKLKPAELSGGMRKRVGLARAIAANPEIVLYDEPTTGLDPIMADAIDNLISDLNRSLNVTSVTVTHDMRSAYKIADRIAMLYEGRVVFYGTPDEIKNTEDPVVRQFITGSSKGPITAN, from the coding sequence GTGATAGAAATTTCTGACGTTTATAAAAATTTTGAGGATAAAAAGGTTTTAAATGGCGTAAACCTGGAGATAAAAAAGGGCGAATCTGTTGTAATTATCGGAAGAAGCGGGTGCGGGAAGAGTATTTTATTAAAATTGATTATTGGTATTTTGAGGTCTGATAAAGGTCAGATTCTTATTGATGGTGTGGATGTGTCGAGGCTTAAGGAAAGAGAATTGAATGATTTCAGGCGTAAATTCGGCATGTTGTTTCAGGGAGCGGCTTTATTTGATTCTTTATCTGTCGGGGAAAATGTTTCTTTCGGATTAAAAGAACAGAATAAATTCCCCCAGGAATTTGTTGACGGGATAGTCGCAGAAAAGTTAAAGCTGGTCGGGCTGCCGGGTGTGGAAAAATTAAAACCGGCGGAATTGTCCGGGGGTATGAGAAAGAGGGTAGGCCTTGCAAGGGCTATTGCCGCAAATCCTGAAATTGTGCTTTATGATGAGCCTACGACCGGGCTGGACCCCATTATGGCGGATGCGATTGATAATTTAATTTCTGACCTGAACCGGAGCCTCAACGTTACATCGGTGACTGTTACCCATGACATGAGGAGCGCATATAAAATCGCGGACAGGATTGCGATGTTATATGAAGGCAGGGTTGTTTTTTACGGCACCCCCGATGAAATAAAAAACACAGAAGACCCTGTTGTCAGGCAGTTTATAACAGGCAGCTCAAAAGGACCGATTACGGCAAATTAA
- the ssb gene encoding single-stranded DNA-binding protein, producing MADLRLGTLNRVFLIGRLTRDPELRFVPSGTAVVNFRIAVNRLYKTTSGEKKEEVCYVNIVAWRKLAELCGEYLKMGSPVLVEGRLQSRSWETEDGQKRSNLEVVADKIEFLGKLPQSGSGESDFAESFKEDTDDSKNNDGDVPF from the coding sequence ATGGCAGATTTAAGACTAGGGACGTTAAACAGAGTTTTTTTAATTGGGCGTTTAACCCGGGACCCTGAATTGCGTTTTGTCCCAAGCGGGACGGCGGTGGTAAATTTTAGAATCGCGGTTAACCGTTTATACAAAACGACCTCTGGAGAAAAAAAAGAAGAAGTTTGTTATGTGAATATCGTGGCATGGCGAAAACTGGCGGAACTTTGCGGCGAATATCTGAAAATGGGAAGTCCTGTTCTTGTCGAAGGGCGGCTGCAGAGCAGGTCATGGGAAACAGAAGACGGGCAAAAAAGAAGTAATCTTGAAGTTGTCGCAGATAAAATAGAATTTTTAGGCAAATTACCGCAATCAGGTTCCGGCGAAAGCGATTTCGCGGAAAGTTTTAAAGAAGATACAGATGATTCAAAAAACAATGATGGAGATGTGCCATTTTAA
- a CDS encoding type II toxin-antitoxin system VapC family toxin, protein MIDTDIIIWLLRGNEEIKEKFKKIVGENKGIIFITPIQITEIYAGLREKEKIETEIFLDSFNCLAIDKKIGEIAGSFINLYAKAHNLTIADALIGAMTKINSLKLWTLNKKHYPMIKPDEFLEI, encoded by the coding sequence ATGATTGATACAGATATTATTATATGGCTTTTAAGGGGAAACGAAGAAATCAAAGAAAAATTCAAAAAGATTGTTGGTGAAAATAAAGGAATTATTTTTATCACACCGATACAGATAACAGAAATATATGCTGGTTTGCGGGAAAAAGAAAAGATTGAAACAGAAATATTTCTAGATTCTTTTAATTGTTTAGCAATTGATAAAAAGATTGGTGAAATTGCAGGTTCATTTATTAATCTATATGCAAAAGCTCATAATTTAACTATTGCTGACGCCCTGATAGGAGCAATGACAAAAATAAATTCTTTGAAATTATGGACACTGAATAAAAAACATTATCCGATGATAAAACCAGATGAATTTCTAGAAATATGA
- a CDS encoding leucine-rich repeat domain-containing protein: MNDFDVIRQIERELNIELRLLDRIRWNIQGYTLNQNGDVVGLGLRNLHMDNNKLYAVIPFIEKLKKLSELNLVGNHINDISPFKDLTYLNSLSLGENQINDISLLRNLSNISILFLDNNKIVDISLLKYFKNLTGLYLHNNQIVDLSSLKDLNKLHTLALGDNPIKELPSWITNFDMEIKWGSWEDGVLTINSIF, from the coding sequence ATGAATGACTTTGATGTTATTAGACAGATAGAAAGAGAGCTGAATATAGAGTTAAGACTTTTAGATAGGATTAGATGGAATATACAAGGGTACACGCTAAACCAAAATGGGGATGTTGTAGGTTTGGGATTGCGAAACCTTCATATGGATAATAATAAACTATATGCTGTTATTCCATTCATAGAGAAATTAAAAAAGCTTTCTGAACTAAATTTGGTGGGTAATCACATTAATGATATTTCCCCCTTTAAGGATTTAACTTATTTAAATAGTTTATCATTAGGGGAGAATCAAATCAATGATATTTCTCTTCTTAGGAATTTAAGCAATATATCGATTTTATTCCTTGATAATAATAAAATTGTAGATATTTCATTATTAAAATATTTTAAAAATTTAACTGGTTTATATTTGCATAATAATCAAATTGTTGATCTGTCCTCATTAAAAGATTTAAACAAATTACATACTTTAGCCTTAGGTGATAATCCAATAAAGGAACTACCATCATGGATTACAAATTTTGATATGGAAATCAAATGGGGATCTTGGGAGGATGGAGTTCTCACTATTAATAGTATTTTTTAA
- the rplI gene encoding 50S ribosomal protein L9, which yields MKVILIQDVEKLGNRGKIVEVKEGYARNFLIPKKLALPATASNIKRYEIEKARFEKLEKQKIEDAESLAAKIENLSISIARKCGEEDKLFGAVTSADIQAALEGQGIIIDKRNINLEEPLKSLGVYNITYKIHKDVAAVIKVCVVKE from the coding sequence GTGAAAGTTATACTTATTCAGGATGTTGAAAAGCTGGGAAACAGGGGAAAAATTGTTGAAGTGAAAGAAGGATATGCAAGAAATTTTCTTATACCAAAAAAATTAGCTTTGCCTGCTACAGCTTCAAATATTAAACGTTACGAGATAGAAAAGGCGCGTTTTGAAAAACTTGAGAAACAAAAAATAGAAGACGCAGAATCTTTGGCGGCAAAGATAGAAAACCTGTCTATTTCAATAGCCAGGAAATGCGGTGAAGAAGATAAATTATTCGGGGCTGTTACTTCGGCTGATATCCAGGCGGCTTTAGAGGGACAGGGTATCATTATTGATAAGAGGAACATTAATCTGGAAGAGCCGTTAAAAAGCCTGGGTGTTTATAATATAACTTATAAAATCCATAAAGATGTTGCCGCTGTCATAAAAGTTTGTGTTGTAAAAGAATAA
- the cmk gene encoding (d)CMP kinase, producing the protein MKSTVIAIDGPAGSGKTTLARLLAEKLGLLYIDTGAMYRSLTLKILNLNIDFNNKELLIDLARKADIKLKPDGKNLKVFIDGADVTDEIRTPEVTKNTFYVAQVKEIREEMVKIQRSFVKENKVIMEGRDIGTVVFPDASKKIYLDAALRERANRRFREFMAKGFNPTLSEIEEELAERDKKDKTRAYGPLKMADNAVYLDTTNLNIPEMVEQALRIINS; encoded by the coding sequence ATGAAAAGCACAGTAATCGCCATTGACGGCCCGGCAGGTTCGGGTAAAACTACATTAGCCAGGTTGCTCGCAGAAAAGTTAGGCCTTTTATATATTGATACGGGAGCGATGTATCGTTCTTTGACATTAAAGATATTAAATCTGAATATTGATTTTAATAATAAAGAATTATTGATCGATTTGGCCAGGAAAGCAGATATTAAATTAAAGCCGGATGGCAAAAATCTGAAAGTGTTTATCGATGGGGCTGATGTTACAGATGAAATAAGGACCCCGGAGGTGACAAAAAACACTTTTTACGTGGCCCAGGTAAAAGAGATTAGAGAAGAGATGGTAAAGATACAGAGGAGTTTTGTAAAAGAAAATAAAGTTATAATGGAAGGCAGGGATATAGGAACAGTGGTGTTCCCCGATGCTTCAAAAAAAATATATCTTGATGCGGCATTGCGTGAACGCGCTAACAGAAGATTCAGGGAATTTATGGCAAAGGGATTTAACCCGACCCTTTCAGAGATTGAAGAAGAATTGGCCGAGAGGGATAAAAAAGATAAAACAAGGGCATACGGCCCGCTCAAAATGGCTGATAACGCGGTATATCTTGATACGACGAATTTGAATATCCCTGAAATGGTGGAACAGGCTTTAAGGATTATAAATTCTTGA
- a CDS encoding ribbon-helix-helix protein, CopG family has protein sequence MKRTQIYIDENMFNFLEREGKAEHKSVSELVRESLDEKVRYKISDMLKKTEKVFGIWKDKKISAEDYVRNMRKDRKIW, from the coding sequence ATGAAAAGAACACAAATATATATTGATGAAAACATGTTTAATTTTCTGGAACGAGAGGGAAAGGCGGAGCATAAGTCTGTATCTGAGCTTGTCAGGGAAAGCCTGGATGAAAAAGTGAGATATAAAATTTCCGACATGCTGAAAAAAACAGAAAAAGTTTTTGGGATATGGAAAGATAAAAAAATTAGCGCGGAAGACTATGTCAGAAATATGAGGAAGGACAGAAAAATATGGTAA
- the dnaB gene encoding replicative DNA helicase: protein MKASGADLEKLPQNIEAEQAVIGSMILDPEAVGKVVEILKENDFYRSSHKKIFSAVLELFEQNQPVDLIILTENLRKKNLLEEIGGAAYLTVILENTDTTANVEHHAKIVKEKSTLRELIKAAGHIMSESISDEKEADSILENAERLILDVSKEKIKQGFVPVKDILKGTFDNIEKLYHRKEYVTGLSTGFPKFDMLTAGLHKGDLIIVAGRPSMGKTSLCLTMAQNIAVEQKIPVAIFSLEMSRDQLVQRLLCAEARVNAHDVRSGFIRESDWPKLTIAGGKLAESPIFIDDSSMVSDLEMRIKSRRLASLQNIGLIIVDYLQLMQSARRVENRQQEITNICRSLKALAKELNVPVMVLSQLSRAVESRGDHIPQLADLRESGSIEQDADLVVFIYREEYYQDKNAPPSPESENIAEIIIGKQRNGPVGSIKLAFIKEYTKFENLSDREENI from the coding sequence ATGAAGGCTTCCGGGGCGGATTTAGAAAAACTTCCTCAAAATATCGAGGCGGAACAAGCGGTTATCGGGTCAATGATACTTGATCCAGAGGCCGTGGGTAAAGTTGTTGAGATTTTAAAAGAAAATGATTTTTACCGCAGTTCCCACAAGAAGATTTTTTCTGCTGTTCTCGAACTATTTGAACAAAACCAGCCTGTTGATCTTATTATCCTGACTGAAAACCTGCGGAAAAAAAATTTATTGGAGGAAATAGGCGGCGCGGCGTATTTAACTGTTATTCTGGAAAACACCGATACTACCGCAAACGTAGAACATCACGCAAAGATTGTCAAAGAAAAATCGACCCTCAGGGAACTTATCAAAGCTGCAGGACATATTATGTCCGAAAGCATATCTGATGAAAAAGAAGCTGATTCAATATTAGAAAATGCGGAACGTCTTATTTTAGATGTTTCCAAGGAAAAGATTAAGCAGGGTTTTGTCCCGGTTAAGGACATTTTGAAGGGGACATTTGATAATATTGAAAAATTATATCACCGGAAAGAATATGTAACAGGATTATCGACCGGGTTTCCGAAATTCGACATGCTGACGGCAGGCCTTCATAAAGGAGATTTGATTATCGTGGCGGGCCGGCCTTCGATGGGAAAGACAAGCCTGTGTTTAACAATGGCGCAGAATATAGCGGTTGAACAGAAAATTCCGGTGGCAATTTTCAGCCTGGAAATGTCACGGGACCAATTAGTCCAGCGCTTGCTTTGCGCCGAGGCAAGAGTGAACGCCCATGATGTCCGTTCCGGATTTATAAGGGAATCCGACTGGCCGAAGTTAACAATCGCAGGCGGGAAACTGGCTGAATCACCTATATTTATTGACGACAGTTCGATGGTATCGGACCTGGAGATGCGTATCAAATCACGGCGGTTGGCGAGCCTGCAAAATATCGGTTTGATTATTGTGGATTATTTACAACTTATGCAATCCGCGAGAAGAGTGGAAAACAGACAGCAGGAAATAACAAATATCTGCCGTTCATTGAAAGCGCTGGCAAAAGAATTAAATGTCCCCGTAATGGTTTTATCCCAGCTCAGCCGTGCGGTAGAGTCCAGGGGTGACCATATCCCGCAGCTGGCTGATTTAAGAGAATCCGGTTCAATAGAGCAGGATGCCGACCTTGTAGTTTTTATATATCGCGAAGAATATTATCAAGATAAAAACGCACCTCCTTCTCCAGAAAGTGAAAATATTGCCGAAATAATAATTGGCAAACAAAGAAACGGGCCGGTTGGGTCTATCAAGTTGGCTTTTATTAAAGAGTATACGAAGTTTGAAAATTTATCGGACCGTGAGGAAAATATTTAA
- the ruvX gene encoding Holliday junction resolvase RuvX, which yields MRYLGIDYGEKRIGLAISDALGIIAGKLNTLENISWNNTVCELQKIINEHLVDKIIIGMPKNLKGEETKQTLKVKEFILFLKEKIKIPVCEWNEIFTSKESANVLIKADVSRKNRKKFIDQLAAVLILQGYLDSLKINNPSDDNET from the coding sequence ATGCGTTATTTAGGAATAGATTACGGTGAAAAGAGAATTGGCTTGGCCATTTCTGACGCGCTTGGTATTATTGCCGGGAAATTGAACACACTCGAAAATATTTCATGGAATAATACTGTTTGTGAATTGCAAAAGATAATAAATGAACATCTGGTTGATAAAATAATCATAGGCATGCCTAAAAATCTTAAGGGTGAAGAAACTAAACAAACACTGAAGGTAAAGGAATTTATTTTATTTTTAAAAGAGAAAATTAAGATTCCCGTTTGTGAATGGAATGAAATATTTACTTCCAAAGAATCCGCCAATGTCCTTATAAAAGCGGACGTCTCCAGAAAAAATAGAAAAAAGTTTATTGACCAGTTAGCCGCGGTATTAATCTTGCAGGGTTATCTGGACAGCCTGAAAATAAATAATCCCTCTGATGATAATGAAACATAG
- a CDS encoding COR domain-containing protein translates to MASQGKDRIYETKLMIVGEPGAGKTTLMNKLFDRNFLVPNEKQESTLGINVQPNWEFSVDEKNNFKAHVWDFGGHHIQLMLHQFFLTPDCLYILLAEKRKELSNFDYWLNIINILGENSPVIVLFNEINFNSARSFIYDEKKYKELFPDLNLQKLDVNFSNISDGRFDFLINTMKEKIRSLEHIGKEVPSKWINIRRELEERKSKKHINIAEYFDICSSNGIDKEEGRFLILKYFHLLGIVLHFSEDENLCDILFLDPNWAVDAVYSVLANNNIQESNGLFEKADIDKIWERKGYNFEERVKLLQLILKDKFDLCYKIPGSNNKYIIPLLLSKIRPDFNWDNEANLQFRFQYPFMPKGIVSRLIVRMHEYIYKHNLWQEGVVLSKNGIFAQVIERITEKEGLKVIEIRIRGNLNNSKDFLTLIREEIKKIHKSSFPNLPYREMIPCICRECVTLTAPNFFEYGDIDKYIQKGKRKIDCHKSSEEVSIPKLIGSVFNPTEIDSRYKDIMDEDKNISIDVNSNTNIYIQQEQKQESTLTATQSQTLIQDVKNFQGLFKNLKEDILDEVDIEITDDKEKKRIQNELQNTEKAFSELEKVASKGEKEVNLSVRKRIEEFIDYFSNENSRVNKALRLISTSKKRLQDIGKGYNKFAPFFGLPSIPKILLE, encoded by the coding sequence TTGGCGAGTCAAGGCAAGGATCGTATCTATGAAACTAAATTAATGATTGTTGGAGAACCCGGGGCAGGAAAAACTACTTTGATGAACAAACTATTTGATAGAAATTTTCTTGTACCTAATGAAAAACAAGAATCTACACTTGGTATTAATGTTCAGCCAAATTGGGAATTTAGCGTTGATGAAAAAAATAATTTTAAAGCTCATGTTTGGGATTTTGGTGGACACCACATACAATTGATGTTACATCAATTTTTTCTTACCCCCGATTGTTTGTATATTTTATTGGCAGAAAAACGCAAAGAGCTTTCAAATTTTGATTATTGGCTTAATATTATTAATATCCTTGGGGAAAACAGCCCTGTTATTGTGTTGTTCAATGAAATCAATTTTAATTCCGCAAGGTCATTTATTTATGATGAAAAGAAATACAAGGAATTATTCCCGGATTTAAACCTTCAAAAACTGGATGTGAATTTTTCAAATATCAGCGATGGAAGATTTGATTTTCTCATAAACACAATGAAAGAAAAAATTCGTAGCCTTGAACATATTGGAAAAGAAGTGCCTTCAAAATGGATTAATATTCGCAGAGAATTAGAAGAAAGAAAAAGCAAAAAACATATAAACATTGCAGAATATTTTGATATTTGCAGTAGTAACGGAATTGACAAAGAAGAAGGTAGGTTTTTGATATTGAAATATTTTCATCTTCTTGGAATTGTATTACATTTTTCTGAGGATGAGAATCTTTGCGATATTTTGTTTCTGGATCCCAACTGGGCTGTTGATGCAGTTTATTCAGTACTTGCCAACAACAATATTCAAGAAAGTAATGGCCTTTTCGAAAAAGCTGATATTGATAAAATTTGGGAGAGAAAAGGGTATAATTTTGAAGAAAGAGTTAAATTGCTTCAATTAATATTAAAAGACAAATTTGATCTTTGCTACAAAATACCCGGTAGTAATAATAAATATATTATTCCTTTATTATTATCCAAAATAAGACCTGATTTTAATTGGGATAATGAAGCTAATTTGCAATTTAGATTCCAATATCCCTTTATGCCTAAAGGAATAGTAAGTCGTTTGATTGTAAGAATGCATGAATATATTTACAAACACAATTTGTGGCAAGAAGGAGTAGTGCTAAGTAAAAATGGAATATTTGCACAAGTCATAGAACGTATTACAGAGAAAGAAGGATTAAAAGTAATAGAAATCCGTATAAGGGGAAATCTGAATAATAGTAAAGATTTTTTAACCCTCATACGTGAAGAAATAAAAAAGATACATAAAAGTTCTTTCCCAAATCTTCCTTATAGGGAGATGATCCCTTGTATCTGTAGGGAATGTGTTACTCTAACGGCTCCAAATTTTTTTGAATATGGAGACATTGATAAGTATATTCAAAAAGGAAAGAGGAAAATTGATTGCCATAAAAGTTCAGAAGAAGTTTCTATACCAAAATTAATTGGCAGTGTATTTAATCCTACCGAAATAGATTCGAGATATAAAGACATTATGGATGAAGATAAGAATATAAGTATTGATGTTAACTCTAATACTAATATATATATACAACAAGAACAAAAACAGGAATCGACATTAACTGCAACACAAAGTCAAACACTGATTCAGGATGTAAAGAATTTTCAGGGTTTATTTAAAAATCTTAAAGAAGATATTCTTGATGAAGTTGATATAGAAATCACAGACGATAAAGAAAAAAAACGTATACAAAATGAATTACAAAATACAGAGAAGGCTTTCTCTGAATTAGAAAAAGTTGCATCAAAAGGTGAGAAGGAAGTGAATTTAAGTGTCAGGAAAAGAATAGAAGAATTTATAGATTATTTTTCTAATGAGAATTCACGTGTAAACAAAGCTCTCAGATTAATTTCAACAAGTAAAAAAAGATTACAAGATATAGGGAAGGGGTATAATAAATTTGCGCCTTTTTTTGGTTTACCTAGTATTCCTAAAATATTACTTGAATAA
- a CDS encoding lysophospholipid acyltransferase family protein, with amino-acid sequence MWYKVVHIVSNVLSKILFGLERKGIENFPGKGPVILASNHLSFLDPIIIPTASRRRMHFMAKAELFTVPVLGWLVKIFNAFPVKRGVLDKSALKNSLDVLKEGNVLLLFPEGTRSPTGEIQEAKPGIGFIVYHSRVPVVPVFVTGTDKAFPRGAWMVRPKKVKVIFGKPLNFDKYLSQKGSKDIYTQIGKDIMCAIKLLSETDRFVKRK; translated from the coding sequence ATGTGGTATAAAGTAGTCCATATTGTTTCGAATGTGTTGTCCAAAATTTTATTTGGATTGGAACGAAAGGGAATTGAAAATTTTCCGGGAAAAGGGCCGGTAATTTTAGCATCAAATCATCTTAGTTTTCTTGACCCTATAATTATTCCGACTGCAAGCCGCCGCCGCATGCACTTTATGGCTAAAGCAGAGTTGTTTACCGTCCCGGTGCTGGGCTGGCTGGTGAAGATATTTAATGCTTTTCCGGTTAAAAGGGGTGTATTGGATAAGTCGGCTCTTAAGAATTCTTTGGATGTTTTGAAAGAAGGGAATGTGCTATTATTGTTTCCCGAGGGGACGAGAAGCCCGACTGGGGAGATCCAGGAGGCAAAACCGGGAATAGGTTTTATTGTTTATCACAGCAGAGTCCCCGTAGTCCCTGTTTTTGTGACAGGAACGGATAAAGCGTTTCCCCGGGGTGCATGGATGGTCAGGCCAAAAAAGGTCAAAGTAATTTTTGGAAAACCCTTGAATTTTGATAAATACCTTTCGCAAAAAGGATCAAAAGATATTTATACGCAGATTGGGAAAGATATAATGTGCGCTATAAAATTGTTGTCAGAAACTGACCGCTTTGTGAAAAGAAAATGA
- the alr gene encoding alanine racemase, with product MKYSWVEIDLSALVHNLFEIRKIINPKTEICAVVKADAYGHGAKEVAKKLADNGVKRFAVANLKEGRELRESGIKGEILLLQPSFPEEAEEIADFCLIPTVLTFDFAKKFNLAAKTRNKVYPVHVKVDTGMGRFGVPPYLFCEFIGKVSSLKNLKIEGVFSHFAKAHGDRKFSGKQLELFKDVINKTKDMGINIPSLHIANSSGILNYPGSHFNLVRPGVILYGLYPGDAKSYTKKISLKPVMSLKSRIMYSKEVKTGCGLSYNHTYYVKRKSVIATLPVGYSHGYSRVLSNKTNIIFRGKKYPQAGTICMDSMLVNLGGVKPEQGEEVVLMGRQGNEAITASELAKKIGTINYEMTCRFGVNNEKEFIK from the coding sequence ATGAAATATAGCTGGGTTGAAATTGATTTATCGGCGTTAGTTCATAATCTTTTTGAAATAAGAAAAATTATAAACCCAAAAACGGAAATCTGCGCTGTTGTTAAAGCGGATGCTTACGGACACGGGGCGAAAGAAGTGGCCAAAAAATTAGCTGATAACGGCGTTAAGAGGTTCGCGGTAGCTAATTTAAAAGAAGGTCGCGAACTTCGTGAATCAGGAATAAAAGGGGAGATACTTCTGTTACAGCCGTCTTTTCCGGAAGAAGCGGAGGAAATTGCAGATTTTTGTCTTATCCCGACTGTTTTAACATTTGATTTTGCGAAAAAATTCAATCTTGCGGCAAAAACCAGAAATAAAGTATATCCTGTCCATGTAAAAGTTGATACAGGAATGGGGCGGTTTGGTGTTCCGCCATATTTATTTTGTGAATTTATTGGAAAAGTTTCCAGCCTTAAAAATTTGAAAATTGAGGGTGTTTTCTCGCATTTTGCAAAAGCCCACGGCGACAGAAAATTTTCAGGAAAACAACTTGAATTGTTTAAAGACGTAATTAATAAAACTAAAGATATGGGAATCAATATACCTTCCCTGCATATAGCCAACAGCTCGGGTATATTGAATTATCCTGGTTCGCATTTTAATCTTGTGAGGCCCGGGGTGATTCTTTACGGCCTTTACCCGGGCGATGCTAAAAGCTATACTAAAAAAATATCTTTAAAGCCCGTTATGAGTTTAAAATCGAGGATTATGTATTCAAAAGAAGTCAAAACAGGATGCGGTTTGAGCTATAATCACACATATTATGTAAAAAGAAAATCAGTCATAGCTACACTGCCTGTCGGTTATTCACATGGATACAGCAGGGTTTTATCAAACAAAACAAATATTATTTTCAGAGGGAAAAAATATCCGCAGGCAGGTACCATTTGTATGGATAGTATGCTTGTCAACCTTGGGGGAGTAAAACCTGAACAGGGGGAAGAAGTTGTGTTGATGGGCAGGCAGGGAAATGAGGCAATTACAGCTTCGGAATTAGCAAAGAAAATTGGGACCATAAATTATGAAATGACCTGCCGGTTTGGCGTAAATAATGAAAAGGAATTTATAAAGTGA
- the mltG gene encoding endolytic transglycosylase MltG: protein MKHRILLFFSLIIVFFAGFYSYSIFYPFNFSRQDKPGKSVIVTIPQYVSAREIIRILKSSDIIKNEFFTRIYLKIKGWDSTLLAGEYEFFLPVSAKEALKKIHLGEIKGIRITIPEGYTNTEIAELLAGLKLVDREKFISLSQDDEGFLFPDTYYLYKGMSEQMIIDLMKEQFNYIVLPLFSQKDEENTLSLKDCVILASIVEKEANTDSERRMVASVFLNRLRKRIKLESCVTVMYAIGRRKSNLDNKDLRIDSLYNTYLHYGLPPGPICNPGKSALSNVFNPAKSDFLFFVSRRDGTHEFTRTLQEHISAKNRYKKILKKI, encoded by the coding sequence ATGAAACATAGAATATTATTATTTTTCTCCTTAATCATTGTTTTTTTTGCAGGGTTTTATTCTTACAGTATTTTTTATCCGTTTAACTTCAGCAGACAGGATAAACCGGGCAAGTCGGTAATTGTGACTATCCCGCAATACGTTTCTGCCAGGGAAATCATAAGAATATTAAAATCCAGCGACATTATCAAAAATGAATTTTTTACACGCATTTATTTAAAAATAAAAGGCTGGGATTCAACCCTTTTAGCGGGGGAGTATGAATTTTTTTTACCTGTATCGGCAAAAGAAGCCTTAAAAAAGATTCATCTCGGTGAAATAAAGGGAATAAGGATAACCATACCGGAGGGTTACACAAATACCGAAATAGCAGAACTTCTGGCAGGTTTAAAACTGGTTGACAGGGAAAAATTTATTTCTTTAAGCCAGGATGACGAAGGTTTTTTATTTCCTGATACATATTATTTGTATAAAGGCATGAGTGAACAGATGATTATAGACTTAATGAAGGAACAATTTAATTATATTGTTTTGCCGTTGTTTAGCCAAAAGGATGAAGAAAATACTTTAAGTTTAAAAGATTGCGTGATTTTAGCCTCGATTGTGGAGAAAGAGGCAAATACTGATAGTGAGCGAAGAATGGTAGCTTCTGTTTTTTTAAACCGCCTGCGAAAAAGAATTAAGCTGGAATCATGTGTTACAGTTATGTATGCCATTGGAAGGCGTAAAAGCAATTTAGATAATAAAGATTTAAGGATAGATTCTCTTTATAATACTTATCTTCATTACGGCCTTCCCCCCGGGCCGATTTGTAATCCCGGGAAATCCGCATTATCGAACGTGTTTAATCCCGCTAAAAGCGATTTTTTGTTTTTTGTATCACGCCGCGACGGGACACATGAATTCACCCGCACCCTGCAGGAACACATCTCAGCCAAAAATAGATATAAGAAAATCTTAAAAAAAATATAA